A section of the Cyanobacterium sp. T60_A2020_053 genome encodes:
- a CDS encoding histidine kinase has translation MSSESTLNQLRLLSPEGLLPPSYGVYFKNTLVALCHALEDHLLEQDAPEQPLVLVTFQQGKWYLQEAQRYAQLAQASSLIAIGAVPDSGFRDHPTGKLDNVTLVDLAPEDSLGEEWNLIIVAPNYGAMVLCHELKPEEYRLGSEPNADAERKFYGLWTFDRVLVVQAAKILINRMTESDSSLAIKLNQHLQDINKTKVDQSVDLTGVVHRIVSYLQNSEERLITVNRQTKEFQDLEGQALKLSRNLGANKLQAFLRMAQKVDQNDPYNPHASLQVSALAETLGQILDLSVIQLRRLRLAGLLFRVGLAQAPSAVFTQHEDDLDTNNYSLWRDRAILSSRLLTAMNELQPVTNIIYHQLEHWDGSGSPDGLKGESIPLESRILGLVTYFQDLTQPRGKRPAYDLSTALEQCEKASNIKFEPKLVESLKTVVRLTEMGFMTLPDRPSQLPQVWLES, from the coding sequence ATGTCGTCAGAATCAACATTAAACCAACTACGTCTTTTAAGCCCAGAAGGACTACTACCGCCGAGTTATGGAGTTTATTTTAAAAATACCCTCGTCGCCCTTTGTCACGCCCTTGAAGATCATCTCTTAGAACAAGACGCACCCGAACAACCCCTTGTCTTAGTAACCTTTCAGCAAGGTAAATGGTATTTACAAGAAGCCCAAAGATACGCTCAACTAGCTCAAGCCAGTAGCTTAATAGCCATTGGTGCTGTACCCGATAGCGGTTTTCGAGATCATCCCACCGGAAAACTAGATAATGTTACTTTAGTGGATTTAGCACCAGAAGACAGTTTGGGGGAAGAATGGAACTTAATAATTGTAGCGCCCAACTACGGGGCAATGGTACTCTGTCACGAATTAAAACCCGAAGAATATCGCCTTGGTAGTGAGCCTAATGCCGATGCTGAAAGGAAATTTTATGGCTTATGGACTTTTGATCGGGTGCTGGTGGTACAAGCAGCCAAAATCTTAATCAATCGCATGACAGAATCTGACTCATCCCTTGCCATCAAATTAAATCAACACCTACAAGATATTAATAAAACTAAAGTTGATCAATCAGTGGACTTAACTGGAGTTGTTCATCGTATCGTTTCTTATTTACAGAACAGCGAAGAAAGGCTAATTACCGTCAATAGACAAACTAAAGAATTTCAAGACTTAGAAGGACAAGCCTTAAAACTCAGTCGCAACCTTGGAGCAAATAAATTACAGGCTTTTTTGCGTATGGCTCAAAAAGTTGACCAGAATGATCCCTATAATCCCCATGCCTCCTTACAAGTTTCTGCCCTAGCGGAAACCCTCGGACAAATACTAGATTTATCAGTAATACAACTACGACGGTTAAGACTAGCCGGATTATTATTTCGAGTTGGTTTAGCCCAAGCGCCCTCCGCCGTATTCACTCAGCATGAAGACGACCTAGATACTAATAACTATAGTTTATGGCGTGACCGTGCCATACTCAGTTCTCGTCTCCTTACTGCCATGAATGAATTGCAACCTGTGACTAATATAATTTATCATCAACTAGAACATTGGGACGGTAGCGGTAGCCCCGATGGCTTAAAAGGCGAATCCATTCCCCTTGAGTCTAGAATTTTAGGCTTGGTAACTTACTTTCAAGATTTGACCCAACCCAGAGGAAAAAGACCTGCCTACGATCTATCTACAGCACTAGAGCAGTGTGAAAAAGCGAGTAACATTAAATTTGAACCGAAATTAGTCGAATCCCTGAAAACCGTTGTCAGGCTTACTGAGATGGGTTTTATGACATTACCAGATCGACCCAGCCAATTACCTCAAGTGTGGC